Proteins from one Deltaproteobacteria bacterium genomic window:
- a CDS encoding ATP-binding protein gives MKRNSLVPYFLASVLLLVGLFSLYVFYESRWLEEELVRQVEVKALALTRTMETSAKKSIKGNALIEELVRQRLLDNARLIDRLLTANAPAPLVQRISALNQLHKVELLDLQGRPWVTHTGTVPLDVESFLAELRERWSGQDSTVHIWGRLWSQPRGQVPTLPQHKFWEDSVFGVALEARSFPGFIAIHADAAYMLKLQREIGVQRQIQDLGRQEGIHHLALLDNDFTVLAHTDPWLAGSRMVDDLSARARVTDRSAHRIVDTEGGGRRYELVKPMRLDGDPMGFLRIGVSMDAVDTAWWQSLWSMVGLGCGILGLGMLGFAAILYNQRFHMQEIKALEAEVDRREHLSMMGNLAATVAHEVRNPLNAISMGLQRLKAEFQPTQDEGEYSRFIELMRAEVHRLNSIVEEFLTLSRPLNIKPDLVKVDQLLKDLTTLTEGDAESSGVDIAVVHHGPRPVVKADPDYLKQVLLNLILNGLQAMPEGGKLTIETSIRDGRMRLSVSDTGEGIDPENLARIFEPYFTTKSEGSGLGLPIARRIVESHGGTIEVTSQTGTGTRFDIVLPLDHTLT, from the coding sequence ATGAAACGCAATTCGCTGGTCCCTTACTTCCTGGCCTCGGTCCTGCTACTGGTGGGGCTCTTCTCGCTCTACGTGTTCTACGAGAGCCGCTGGCTCGAGGAAGAGCTGGTGCGGCAGGTGGAGGTCAAGGCGCTGGCCCTTACCCGGACCATGGAGACCAGCGCCAAGAAGTCCATCAAGGGAAACGCGTTGATCGAGGAGCTGGTACGGCAGCGGCTGTTGGACAACGCAAGGCTGATCGACCGTCTTCTCACCGCCAACGCCCCCGCGCCCCTGGTGCAGCGCATCAGCGCTCTCAACCAACTGCACAAGGTGGAGCTCCTGGACCTTCAGGGACGGCCTTGGGTGACGCACACCGGAACCGTGCCCCTCGACGTCGAGAGCTTCCTAGCGGAGTTGCGCGAACGATGGTCCGGCCAGGACTCCACGGTGCACATCTGGGGGCGGCTCTGGTCCCAACCGCGGGGGCAGGTCCCCACGCTCCCGCAGCACAAGTTCTGGGAAGACAGCGTCTTCGGCGTCGCCCTCGAGGCCCGCAGCTTCCCGGGATTCATCGCCATCCACGCGGACGCCGCCTACATGCTGAAGCTGCAGCGCGAGATCGGCGTGCAACGCCAGATCCAGGACCTCGGGCGGCAGGAAGGCATCCACCACCTGGCGCTCCTGGACAACGACTTCACCGTGCTCGCCCATACCGACCCGTGGCTGGCCGGAAGCCGGATGGTGGACGACCTGAGCGCACGGGCGCGCGTCACCGATCGCTCGGCCCACCGGATCGTGGACACGGAGGGCGGCGGGCGGCGCTATGAGCTGGTGAAGCCCATGCGGCTGGATGGCGACCCCATGGGCTTTCTCAGGATCGGCGTGTCCATGGACGCGGTGGACACGGCGTGGTGGCAAAGCCTCTGGTCCATGGTGGGCCTGGGATGCGGCATCCTGGGCCTGGGCATGCTCGGATTCGCCGCGATCCTCTACAACCAGCGCTTCCACATGCAGGAGATCAAGGCGCTGGAAGCGGAGGTGGACCGGCGCGAGCACCTGTCCATGATGGGCAACCTGGCGGCGACCGTGGCCCACGAGGTGCGCAATCCGCTCAACGCCATCTCCATGGGGTTGCAGCGCCTCAAGGCGGAGTTCCAGCCGACGCAGGACGAAGGCGAATACAGCCGCTTCATCGAGTTGATGCGCGCGGAGGTGCACCGCCTCAATTCCATCGTCGAGGAGTTCCTGACGCTGTCGCGGCCGTTGAACATCAAGCCGGACCTGGTGAAGGTGGACCAGTTGCTGAAGGACCTCACGACCCTGACCGAAGGCGACGCCGAGTCCTCGGGCGTGGACATCGCGGTGGTGCATCACGGCCCGCGCCCGGTGGTCAAGGCCGACCCGGACTACCTCAAGCAAGTGCTCCTGAACCTCATTCTCAACGGCCTCCAGGCCATGCCCGAGGGAGGCAAGCTGACCATCGAGACATCGATTCGCGACGGCAGGATGCGGCTCTCGGTGAGCGACACCGGCGAGGGTATCGATCCGGAGAACCTGGCGCGCATCTTCGAGCCGTACTTCACCACGAAGTCCGAAGGCTCCGGACTGGGGCTCCCCATCGCCCGACGGATCGTGGAGAGCCACGGCGGCACCATCGAGGTGACCAGCCAGACGGGCACGGGCACCCGGTTCGACATCGTTCTCCCGCTCGATCATACGCTGACTTGA
- a CDS encoding DegQ family serine endoprotease, producing MLRKPSRSTCMKALGVCAVLLAVIALAGGFSRPPLNASTQPAAAEPRPVNTIVQLVKEVSPAVVNITAKGETRAASMSERFGHQLPEAWRKFFESPPFSMPNPFGTPEAPSRPRRSRSFGSGVIIDGKGLILTNHHVVSGRENMVITVTLSDDSEFEGEIIGTDEKTDIALIRINPGYALPTVPLGDSDGLEIGESVLAIGNPFGLDRTVTSGIVSAKGRRIGAGPYDNFIQTDASINPGNSGGPLINHRGEVVGINTAIYSRGGGNVGIGFAIPINLVKEVLPQLRNDGRVTRGWLGVSLQKVTPLLAESLGIGDARGALVAEVLPDTPAQKAGFRAGDVIVEFDQKPVKESGDLPLIVARTPVGKAVDVKVMRDGGERTLRVEIGELLDEKAVAAVEQGSDLGLTVLEVTDSVAKRFSLKRAVGVLVTGVKPGSPADQAGLRRGDVILEVNRTPVPDLAAYKKALEELDKGGNTLFLVQRGEAKRFFAAKR from the coding sequence ATGCTCCGTAAACCGTCTCGTTCCACCTGCATGAAGGCGTTGGGCGTGTGCGCGGTGTTGCTCGCCGTGATCGCCCTGGCCGGCGGGTTCAGCCGTCCGCCTCTCAACGCATCGACGCAGCCCGCGGCCGCGGAACCGCGGCCCGTGAACACCATCGTCCAACTGGTCAAGGAGGTGAGCCCCGCGGTGGTCAACATCACCGCCAAGGGCGAGACCCGGGCGGCCAGCATGTCCGAACGCTTCGGCCATCAGTTGCCCGAGGCGTGGCGCAAGTTCTTCGAGTCGCCGCCGTTCTCCATGCCCAATCCCTTCGGGACGCCCGAGGCCCCTTCCCGGCCAAGAAGGAGCCGCTCGTTCGGCTCGGGCGTGATCATCGACGGGAAGGGCCTGATCCTGACCAACCACCACGTGGTAAGCGGCCGGGAGAACATGGTCATTACCGTCACGCTGTCCGACGACAGCGAGTTCGAGGGAGAGATCATCGGCACGGACGAGAAGACCGACATCGCCTTGATCCGCATCAACCCCGGTTACGCCCTGCCGACGGTGCCGCTGGGGGACTCCGACGGCCTGGAGATCGGTGAGAGCGTTCTCGCCATCGGCAACCCCTTCGGGCTCGACCGCACGGTGACGTCGGGGATCGTCAGCGCCAAGGGACGCCGTATCGGCGCCGGCCCCTACGACAACTTCATCCAGACCGACGCCTCCATCAACCCGGGCAACTCCGGCGGCCCGCTGATCAACCATCGCGGCGAAGTGGTGGGCATCAACACCGCCATCTACAGCCGCGGCGGCGGCAACGTGGGCATCGGCTTCGCCATCCCCATCAACCTGGTGAAGGAGGTGCTGCCGCAGCTCCGGAACGACGGCCGGGTCACGCGCGGCTGGCTGGGCGTCTCGCTGCAAAAGGTGACGCCGCTCCTGGCGGAGTCGTTGGGCATCGGTGACGCGCGCGGCGCGCTCGTGGCCGAAGTCCTGCCGGACACGCCCGCGCAAAAGGCCGGGTTCAGGGCGGGTGACGTCATCGTGGAGTTCGACCAAAAGCCGGTCAAGGAATCGGGGGACCTGCCGTTGATCGTCGCCCGAACCCCGGTGGGCAAGGCCGTGGACGTCAAGGTGATGCGTGACGGCGGCGAGCGGACGCTCCGAGTGGAGATCGGCGAGTTGCTGGACGAAAAGGCCGTGGCGGCGGTGGAGCAAGGTTCCGACCTGGGACTGACCGTCCTCGAGGTGACCGACAGCGTCGCCAAGCGGTTCTCCCTCAAGCGCGCCGTGGGCGTTCTGGTGACCGGGGTGAAGCCGGGCAGTCCCGCGGACCAGGCCGGCCTGCGCCGAGGGGACGTGATCCTGGAGGTGAACCGGACGCCGGTCCCGGACCTGGCGGCCTACAAAAAGGCGCTGGAAGAGCTCGACAAGGGCGGCAACACGCTGTTTCTCGTGCAACGCGGCGAAGCGAAGCGGTTCTTTGCGGCGAAGCGCTGA
- a CDS encoding RidA family protein, which yields MGAEDRLKELNLSLPPTPRPMANYVSAVRTGSLLYLAGHGPLGNDGKAIFHGKLGRELTIEQGYQAARQTALNTLVTLRAQLGSLDRVRRIVKVLGMVNADPEFHKTPQVINGFSDLMVEVFGESVGKHARSAVGMATLPNGIPVEIESIYEVE from the coding sequence ATGGGTGCCGAAGATCGTCTGAAGGAACTGAACCTGAGCCTGCCGCCCACCCCGCGCCCCATGGCCAACTACGTCAGCGCGGTGCGCACGGGCTCTCTGCTCTACCTCGCCGGGCACGGTCCCCTGGGGAATGACGGCAAGGCCATCTTCCACGGCAAGCTCGGTCGCGAGCTGACCATCGAGCAAGGCTACCAGGCGGCGCGCCAGACGGCGCTCAACACCCTGGTCACGCTCCGGGCGCAGCTCGGCAGCCTCGACCGCGTGCGCCGCATCGTCAAGGTGCTGGGCATGGTCAACGCCGATCCCGAGTTTCACAAGACCCCGCAGGTGATCAACGGTTTCTCCGACCTGATGGTGGAAGTGTTCGGCGAGAGCGTCGGCAAGCATGCCCGCTCCGCGGTGGGCATGGCGACGCTCCCCAACGGGATTCCAGTCGAGATCGAGTCCATCTACGAGGTCGAATGA
- a CDS encoding alpha-hydroxy-acid oxidizing protein translates to MSVQQIEQKPLENLSLDELRQLFHARVKPEAIEHVMGAAESHSTLKRNRTALDRLLFRQRIFHDVTDPDTSVELFGHRLPSPAMIGPVGSFRLVRKNGEHEVAEGGDLFGTMVFISGATQSTVDQWKDGISTPQVYMAYLSKGRDKVLSAVRRADEIGYAAVGLTMDTLQPTKLGDRVPLSSDGKPRTVHLSSPDDVTWLKNEVSVPVVVKGIMNPDDARIAIDAGADCLVVSNHGGRILDFNRAAIEVLPEVVDAAAGRVPVLLDSGARRGGDIAKALALGAKAVLLGRPICWGLGAAGPEGVARVLTILTDELKRVMIMTGTATIQDITPALLSLDPDNVWFRGL, encoded by the coding sequence ATGAGCGTTCAACAGATCGAACAGAAACCGCTGGAGAACTTGAGCCTCGACGAGTTGCGGCAGCTCTTTCACGCGCGGGTCAAGCCCGAGGCCATCGAGCACGTCATGGGCGCGGCCGAGAGCCACTCCACGCTCAAGCGCAACCGCACCGCGCTGGACCGGCTGCTGTTCCGCCAGCGCATCTTCCACGACGTCACCGATCCCGACACCTCCGTCGAGCTGTTCGGGCACCGGCTGCCCTCTCCCGCCATGATCGGCCCGGTGGGGAGCTTCCGGCTGGTGCGCAAGAACGGCGAGCACGAGGTGGCGGAGGGAGGCGACCTGTTCGGCACCATGGTGTTCATCAGCGGCGCCACCCAGTCCACCGTGGACCAGTGGAAGGACGGGATCTCCACGCCGCAGGTGTACATGGCCTACCTCAGCAAGGGACGGGACAAGGTGTTGAGCGCGGTGCGGCGCGCCGACGAGATCGGTTACGCCGCGGTCGGGCTCACCATGGACACGCTGCAACCCACCAAGCTGGGAGACCGGGTGCCGCTGTCGTCGGACGGCAAGCCGCGCACGGTTCACCTGTCGTCGCCGGACGACGTCACGTGGCTCAAGAACGAGGTATCGGTCCCGGTGGTGGTGAAGGGGATCATGAACCCGGACGACGCGCGCATCGCCATCGACGCGGGCGCCGACTGCCTGGTGGTGTCGAACCACGGCGGCCGCATCCTCGATTTCAACCGCGCCGCCATCGAGGTGCTGCCGGAGGTGGTGGACGCGGCCGCCGGGCGCGTGCCGGTGCTGCTCGACAGCGGCGCGCGCCGGGGCGGCGACATCGCCAAGGCGCTGGCCCTGGGCGCCAAGGCCGTGCTCCTGGGACGGCCCATCTGCTGGGGACTGGGCGCCGCCGGCCCCGAAGGGGTGGCGCGGGTGCTGACGATCCTCACCGACGAGCTGAAGCGCGTGATGATCATGACCGGCACCGCCACGATCCAGGACATCACGCCGGCGCTTTTGAGCCTGGACCCCGACAACGTCTGGTTCAGAGGACTGTAG
- a CDS encoding esterase-like activity of phytase family protein: MRSRSRPWRPRQAHAVALALSLAGFLAAANGFAGRFTVTALPVALEPGNPGVTRVGRLAFLSGFELSSDHGRFGGLSGLSVSRDGTRLRAVSDRGYWVAAALTHDHEDRLTALDSWRDAPLLTPAGERTGLYEHDAEGLARDSSGSFLVSFEGKHRIWRYPAGLSASPKPVATPRDLRRAPVNGGLEGITVLSDGALLGITEKQANRDGSLKGWFMKARSAREFAYVPADGYSPTGVAAAPGGDVLLLERSFDLLRMRVRIVRLPEERLREARRKPGTRVRGEVMADLQRPLSVDNFEGLALRRDHAGRLLLYVVSDNNFLPLQRTLLLQFRVIDDS; the protein is encoded by the coding sequence ATGCGGTCGCGTTCACGCCCGTGGCGCCCGCGACAGGCACACGCCGTCGCCCTAGCGCTGTCGCTCGCCGGCTTCCTGGCGGCGGCCAACGGGTTCGCCGGCCGGTTTACGGTCACGGCGCTCCCGGTGGCGCTGGAACCGGGAAACCCCGGCGTCACGCGGGTCGGCCGGCTGGCGTTCCTGAGCGGGTTCGAACTCTCCTCCGACCACGGGCGCTTCGGCGGGCTCTCCGGCCTGAGCGTCAGCCGGGACGGCACGCGGCTCCGGGCGGTTTCCGACCGCGGCTACTGGGTCGCCGCTGCCCTCACCCACGATCACGAGGACCGGCTCACCGCGCTCGACTCGTGGCGCGACGCGCCTCTGCTGACCCCCGCGGGCGAACGGACGGGCCTCTACGAACACGACGCGGAAGGGCTCGCGCGGGACTCGAGCGGCTCGTTCCTGGTGTCCTTCGAGGGGAAGCACCGGATCTGGCGCTATCCGGCGGGACTGAGCGCATCCCCCAAGCCGGTGGCGACTCCCCGGGACCTGCGGCGCGCGCCCGTGAACGGCGGTCTCGAAGGCATCACCGTGCTCTCCGACGGCGCCCTCCTGGGCATCACCGAGAAACAAGCCAATCGCGACGGCAGCCTCAAGGGCTGGTTCATGAAGGCCCGCAGCGCCCGGGAGTTCGCCTACGTCCCGGCCGACGGCTACAGCCCCACCGGCGTTGCGGCGGCGCCCGGCGGCGACGTGCTGCTGCTCGAGCGCAGCTTCGACCTCCTGCGCATGCGCGTGCGCATCGTACGCCTGCCGGAGGAGCGCCTGCGAGAAGCCCGGCGGAAGCCCGGGACACGGGTGCGCGGGGAGGTGATGGCCGACCTCCAGCGCCCGCTGTCGGTGGACAACTTCGAGGGACTCGCGTTGCGGCGCGACCACGCCGGACGGCTGTTGCTCTACGTGGTCTCCGACAACAACTTCCTGCCGCTGCAGCGGACCCTGCTGCTCCAGTTCCGCGTCATTGATGATTCGTGA
- the folK gene encoding 2-amino-4-hydroxy-6-hydroxymethyldihydropteridine diphosphokinase, translating to MNRAVIGVGSNIEPERNVPEARRHITHRHVIVAASPFVQTRPVGCVDQPDFTNGALLVETPVDRERLRADLKAIEALLGRRRGEKRYGPRTIDLDIVVWNGRVVDPDFHTREFLRQAVMAVLPDLEP from the coding sequence ATGAACCGCGCCGTCATCGGTGTGGGCTCCAACATCGAGCCCGAGCGCAACGTCCCGGAAGCGCGCCGGCACATCACCCACCGGCACGTCATCGTGGCCGCGTCGCCGTTCGTGCAAACCCGCCCGGTGGGTTGCGTCGACCAGCCGGACTTCACCAACGGCGCGTTGCTGGTGGAGACCCCCGTGGACCGGGAGCGGCTCCGGGCCGACCTCAAGGCCATCGAGGCCCTGCTGGGCCGCCGGCGCGGCGAGAAACGCTACGGCCCCCGCACCATCGATCTCGACATCGTCGTGTGGAACGGCCGGGTCGTCGACCCCGACTTCCACACGCGCGAGTTTCTCCGTCAGGCGGTGATGGCGGTGCTCCCGGACCTGGAACCGTGA
- the folB gene encoding dihydroneopterin aldolase, producing the protein MLHRNPVKIAIENLRLRAIIGINEWERHTRQDVVVNVELELLPGTAFTRDAIDETVDYKRLNKRIIEEVEASSFFLIEKLCEHVLGLVMDDPRVGRARVRVAKPGALRFTDSVSVECSAERTGPESA; encoded by the coding sequence ATGCTTCATCGAAACCCGGTCAAGATCGCCATCGAGAACCTGCGTCTGCGCGCCATCATCGGCATCAACGAGTGGGAGCGCCACACGCGGCAGGACGTGGTCGTGAACGTCGAGCTGGAACTTCTGCCCGGGACCGCCTTCACGCGCGACGCCATCGACGAAACCGTGGACTACAAGCGGCTCAACAAGCGCATCATCGAGGAAGTGGAGGCGTCGTCGTTCTTTCTCATCGAGAAGCTCTGCGAACACGTCCTGGGCCTTGTGATGGACGACCCCCGTGTCGGGCGCGCGCGCGTGCGGGTGGCCAAGCCGGGCGCGCTCCGCTTCACCGATTCCGTGTCCGTCGAATGCTCGGCGGAGAGGACCGGACCGGAGAGCGCATGA